A single Dermacentor albipictus isolate Rhodes 1998 colony chromosome 3, USDA_Dalb.pri_finalv2, whole genome shotgun sequence DNA region contains:
- the LOC135905519 gene encoding uncharacterized protein isoform X2, whose amino-acid sequence MPMFWAFYVGRHPSRPSENTIYMTLDPRFSQWIRDIEALDADGKASDYLRRCAEIVGRTGQSYSVMIQQVLQTHSELVELVHRFWGLGAMPQYYNLTDPDFRRAVNGYLPDDSQLWPVDEIVNLQPEFFARFDATHLSQDGYQERFKLFLGAYVVWVLSPIVSRYLTTSMLADMGREDGADDYRFFKCLEALETLLPLVKWQLHRDAQKNLAPTWNTVRLSQRALSEWMGSYDGEMQKFSTSLLSRLGANAFNMTNTWQMLDSALAYLPNDTKPPFFELYRRYAKATATYFKQSLRRPQHSIYHVPGVVSILLYRVTVGREVSVPHFMTSSPLFEPWYPAAFLSALAGVFATTQMVSLLRFTIFYNSRFQAHGFNNIVAGARALGEDVFRLRAVLNASDFLPDASAQEFRTVYEVALCNVALPASPRFRDAFKCGPQHRLSTTFMWRERSEQPTAKTS is encoded by the exons ATGCCCATGTTCTGGGCCTTTTACGTGGGTCGCCATCCTTCGCGTCCATCGGAGAACACCATTTACATGACGCTGGACCCGCGCTTCAGCCAGTGGATTCGGGATATCGAGGCGCTCGACGCCGACGGAAAAGCGAGCGACTACCTCAGGCGCTGCGCAGAGATCGTCGGCCGCACGGGCCAGTCGTACTCGGTCATGATACAGCAAGTGCTGCAGACGCACTCGGAGCTCGTCGAGCTGGTGCACCGTTTCTGGGGACTCGGGGCCATGCCGCAATACTACAACCTGACCGACCCGGACTTCCGAAGGGCCGTCAACGGCTACCTGCCCGACGACTCGCAGCTGTGGCCCGTCGACGAAATCGTCAACCTTCAGCCCGAATTCTTCGCGAGGTTCGACGCGACCCACCTGAGCCAGGACGGGTACCAGGAGCGGTTCAAGCTGTTCCTGGGCGCGTACGTCGTCTGGGTGTTGTCGCCGATAGTGTCCCGGTACCTGACCACCAGCATGCTCGCGGACATGGGGCGCGAAGACGGTGCGGACGACTACCGCTTCTTCAAGTGCCTCGAGGCGCTGGAGACGCTGCTGCCGCTCGTCAAGTGGCAGCTGCACCGCGACGCCCAGAAGAACCTCGCGCCCACGTGGAACACCGTCCGGTTGTCGCAGCGCGCTCTGAGCGAGTGGATGGGCTCGTACGACGGGGAAATGCAAAAGTTTAGCACCTCTCTTTTATCACGGCTGGGAGCGAATGCTTTCAACATGACGAACACGTGGCAAATGCTCGACAGCGCGTTGGCTTACCTTCCGAACGACACCAAGCCGCCTTTCTTCGAGCTGTACCGGAGATACGCAAAGGCTACAGCGACGTACTTCAAGCAGTCGCTGCGACGGCCGCAGCACAGCATCTACCACGTGCCGGGAGTTGTCTCTATTCTGCTGTACCGAGTGACTGTGGGCAGGGAAGTGTCGGTGCCCCACTTCATGACATCTTCGCCCCTCTTTGAGCCGTGGTACCCGGCGGCCTTTCTTTCAGCGCTAGCGGGCGTCTTTGCCACTACCCAGATGGTCTCGCTGCTTCGTTTCACCATATTCTACAACAGCCGTTTCCAG GCCCACGGGTTTAACAACATCGTGGCTGGAGCGAGAGCCCTGGGGGAGGACGTGTTCCGGCTGAGGGCGGTGCTCAACGCCAGCGACTTCCTGCCCGACGCCAGCGCGCAGGAGTTTCGCACGGTGTACGAG GTGGCCCTGTGCAACGTCGCGCTTCCGGCTTCGCCACGTTTCCGGGACGCGTTCAAGTGCGGACCGCAGCACAGGTTGTCCACGACTTTCATGTGGCGGGAGCGTTCCGAGCAACCCACCGCCAAGACTTCTTAG
- the LOC135905519 gene encoding uncharacterized protein isoform X1, producing the protein MPMFWAFYVGRHPSRPSENTIYMTLDPRFSQWIRDIEALDADGKASDYLRRCAEIVGRTGQSYSVMIQQVLQTHSELVELVHRFWGLGAMPQYYNLTDPDFRRAVNGYLPDDSQLWPVDEIVNLQPEFFARFDATHLSQDGYQERFKLFLGAYVVWVLSPIVSRYLTTSMLADMGREDGADDYRFFKCLEALETLLPLVKWQLHRDAQKNLAPTWNTVRLSQRALSEWMGSYDGEMQKFSTSLLSRLGANAFNMTNTWQMLDSALAYLPNDTKPPFFELYRRYAKATATYFKQSLRRPQHSIYHVPGVVSILLYRVTVGREVSVPHFMTSSPLFEPWYPAAFLSALAGVFATTQMVSLLRFTIFYNSRFQAHGFNNIVAGARALGEDVFRLRAVLNASDFLPDASAQEFRTVYEVSIAAHTSSRVPDSPEWRRLSAATPPAGRPNPFWSFDPEQFFFYLACFARCGGRAREREREVALCNVALPASPRFRDAFKCGPQHRLSTTFMWRERSEQPTAKTS; encoded by the exons ATGCCCATGTTCTGGGCCTTTTACGTGGGTCGCCATCCTTCGCGTCCATCGGAGAACACCATTTACATGACGCTGGACCCGCGCTTCAGCCAGTGGATTCGGGATATCGAGGCGCTCGACGCCGACGGAAAAGCGAGCGACTACCTCAGGCGCTGCGCAGAGATCGTCGGCCGCACGGGCCAGTCGTACTCGGTCATGATACAGCAAGTGCTGCAGACGCACTCGGAGCTCGTCGAGCTGGTGCACCGTTTCTGGGGACTCGGGGCCATGCCGCAATACTACAACCTGACCGACCCGGACTTCCGAAGGGCCGTCAACGGCTACCTGCCCGACGACTCGCAGCTGTGGCCCGTCGACGAAATCGTCAACCTTCAGCCCGAATTCTTCGCGAGGTTCGACGCGACCCACCTGAGCCAGGACGGGTACCAGGAGCGGTTCAAGCTGTTCCTGGGCGCGTACGTCGTCTGGGTGTTGTCGCCGATAGTGTCCCGGTACCTGACCACCAGCATGCTCGCGGACATGGGGCGCGAAGACGGTGCGGACGACTACCGCTTCTTCAAGTGCCTCGAGGCGCTGGAGACGCTGCTGCCGCTCGTCAAGTGGCAGCTGCACCGCGACGCCCAGAAGAACCTCGCGCCCACGTGGAACACCGTCCGGTTGTCGCAGCGCGCTCTGAGCGAGTGGATGGGCTCGTACGACGGGGAAATGCAAAAGTTTAGCACCTCTCTTTTATCACGGCTGGGAGCGAATGCTTTCAACATGACGAACACGTGGCAAATGCTCGACAGCGCGTTGGCTTACCTTCCGAACGACACCAAGCCGCCTTTCTTCGAGCTGTACCGGAGATACGCAAAGGCTACAGCGACGTACTTCAAGCAGTCGCTGCGACGGCCGCAGCACAGCATCTACCACGTGCCGGGAGTTGTCTCTATTCTGCTGTACCGAGTGACTGTGGGCAGGGAAGTGTCGGTGCCCCACTTCATGACATCTTCGCCCCTCTTTGAGCCGTGGTACCCGGCGGCCTTTCTTTCAGCGCTAGCGGGCGTCTTTGCCACTACCCAGATGGTCTCGCTGCTTCGTTTCACCATATTCTACAACAGCCGTTTCCAG GCCCACGGGTTTAACAACATCGTGGCTGGAGCGAGAGCCCTGGGGGAGGACGTGTTCCGGCTGAGGGCGGTGCTCAACGCCAGCGACTTCCTGCCCGACGCCAGCGCGCAGGAGTTTCGCACGGTGTACGAGGTGAGCATCGCGGCGCACACGTCGAGTCGCGTGCCAGACTCGCCCGAGTGGCGGCGCCTCTCGGCCGCTACGCCGCCCGCGGGCCGGCCGAACCCGTTCTGGAGCTTCGATCCGGAGCAGTTCTTCTTCTACTTGGCCTGCTTCGCGCGCTGTGGCGGACGGGCCCGCGAGCGTGAGAGAGAG GTGGCCCTGTGCAACGTCGCGCTTCCGGCTTCGCCACGTTTCCGGGACGCGTTCAAGTGCGGACCGCAGCACAGGTTGTCCACGACTTTCATGTGGCGGGAGCGTTCCGAGCAACCCACCGCCAAGACTTCTTAG